CTTCGTGAGTCGTGCCGGAAGTCGCCGTCACGAGCTTGACTGCTTGAGAAGCCCAGCCGCGGCCACATCGGGAGCCACTTGTCTGGTGTGAGCGTGACATGTCCGCTCCTCGTTGGCGCGACGAGAGGCAACCAACCAAACCCACCGGTGTCCACCACATCCTCCCAGCCCCACTACGAGAGGAGGAGCAGCCTCCTCCGCGCCACACACACCGCCACTCCTCACCGCACGCGCGCCTGAGGCCGAGCCGATCGAGCAGACGCGCGCGAGCCCGGCACACCTCACCGCCGGCCATGGCCGTCTCAGCCGCCTCCAGCCTCGCGCTCCAAGCCGCCCCGCGCCGCATGCGCAGCGTCGTCGTCGCCTCGGCCGCGCGGTTCGACCGGCGCTCGGCCGTGCTCCTCCTGCTGTCGGCCGCGGGCGCGGGGTCGTCCTTGGCGGCGGTGGCGCCGGCCGCGAACGCCGCGGGCAGCATCGGGCTCTTCGGCATCCGGAAGAAGCTGGAGCGGGCGGAGGAGGCCGCGGTCGAGGCCGCGCGGGAGGTgggcgaggcggcggtggaggccGCGGAGGCCGgcggggaggcggtggcggaggccgGGAAGGAGGTCGCCGGGGAGGGAATGCAGCTGGCGGCCGAGGCGGGGCTCGCCGGCGACGCGTTCGTGCAGGCCGGCGTGGTCGCCGGCGCCGAGGCGCTCGGGGTCCTCGTCGGCTTGTCCGTCGTCAACGGCATCCTCAAGCCCGAGGCCTAGAGGGTTAGTGGGCCCGGCCAGTAGTGTTTTTGCTGGCCCATTCGTGTTGGGTTTAGTGCTTACAGAAAATTCTGCCTATCATTATTTGTTAACGACTTTGTGGTGTAATGTACTGTATTTTAGTATGATTTTATAGAGTGGTGGATGCTCGTGGTTCAACTATGTTCTGtagtatgcaacaagatgatgcaaatTGCTTTGTAGGGTTctcacatttttatttttattttgctttgttggGAATTTTGGCTATATTAATGTATATAACTTACTGCACGTAAAACATATATAGAACTTACAATGTTTCATGATGCTAAGAGTATGATTGGACGCTTTGAAAACATAACAGCTTGTGATGGTTTGATAATAAATTTGAAGGAAATGAACCAAGTAGAAATTGCTGTTTTTTTAGGGAAAATGTGAGATACATTGATCATATATGTTTACAATCTACAATAATAATATACGCTACATTGGGTAGGACGCCATCTGCCAAAATGAGACACAATGTTAACCTGGCTAGTTCATGAGATAGCCTATCTTTGATCTCTTTGATAGCTAGATGACGCCTTGCGTGTTGATGTAGGAACCTTGCTAAAAATGCCTATATAGTTGCTAAGAACAGCTAAAAACCAATGGGAAGAAAATGTAAGCTTTAAAACAAAAGCATATAGAAGGAGAAACAAATTAGCTGCAGTTAAAAGAATGCCATTTTTCTAACGAAATGTGATGGATGAACTTTAATGCAAAAAATAATGTATGACTAACATGCACGAATTGATGATGCGGCGGCATTATATGCATAGAGTAATGAAAAAAAACTTTCTcttttctaaatataaatctttttagagatttcaatataaACAtagagatgtatatagacatattttaaagtgtagattcaaccATTTTGATCCATATAAAATTCATATTGAAATCGCTAAcatgacttatatttaggaacaaatgCAGTATATAATTTATGGATTGCATACATGTCTTGCCTATGTGGCATGGTTGCATTTGCATGGCTAGAAAAAAATAGTGAGCTCTCTCTATCATCAAGCCCTCTTTACAGGTGTGAAAAAGGATGTATTGCCCCCTCT
This genomic stretch from Hordeum vulgare subsp. vulgare chromosome 6H, MorexV3_pseudomolecules_assembly, whole genome shotgun sequence harbors:
- the LOC123402139 gene encoding uncharacterized protein LOC123402139, which encodes MAVSAASSLALQAAPRRMRSVVVASAARFDRRSAVLLLLSAAGAGSSLAAVAPAANAAGSIGLFGIRKKLERAEEAAVEAAREVGEAAVEAAEAGGEAVAEAGKEVAGEGMQLAAEAGLAGDAFVQAGVVAGAEALGVLVGLSVVNGILKPEA